A single window of Candidatus Trichorickettsia mobilis DNA harbors:
- a CDS encoding TM0106 family RecB-like putative nuclease translates to MYIEAGQLIYSPSDLTLYMDSPFASWMEHSMLINPELLSFVDSPDEMMVLLQRRGALHETEVLNSFLQKNLNIVQIAKGSNAAQDTLAAMQSGADVIYQAALSLLPFTGYADFLVKVEGKSRFGDFYYEVWDTKLAKTLKPYVAVQLCCYAEMLEALQGRRPDYIVAALGNGNNQRLLTNDYFYYYENLKLRFLRLHQNFSAFDVPNPADSNNWGRWSNYAEDLLKQADHLCLIATITKSQIKKLNKSGIYTVQEIIDTDPKVIKGINNEVLARLKTQAKIQKDSIGKDTPLYRILPHELNKKTGLTLLPPASSLDIYFDIEGFPLEDGGLEYLWGVSYFDQSGVLQYKDFWAHNKEEEKITFKAFIDWAYDRWLQDPTMHIYHYANYEIAACRKLAGRYGICEYEVDQLLRNEVFIDLYKVVKGSLLLGEPRYSIKNVERLYRDKRSTEVGSGGDSVVVYERWREDPDGDNWEESKILNAIRRYNIDDCNSTQELVDWLRLQQKEHGIAYLGKTEIIEPEVQETITERIKLRETLLQKAVVLKDQGDIKSAEVHAIFGWVLEFHRREKKPMYWRLFDRMGLSDEELIYDIDCLAYCIRTDKPPYKQMPKSRNFIYEYAFDSNQEFKGICERYIVLGKAQANGKNINVKVIKEEPFLDKGLIALQASQELDKVITLIPDENVPVKPIPEAITKQAEAFLRGDLVNTAIIDFLMRDNPRITGHKSGQPIISHDPSSRLSEIIQAVSCLDNSYLTIQGPPGSGKTYTAKHVIAALLKLGKKIGISSNSHKAINHLLINTAEYCQQEAINGYFACTKNTDETLLKLGIHIYKNEDIAHSLQPSCVIGTTAWGFARDDLENAFDYLFIDEAGQVSVANLIAMSRSTRNIVLMGDQMQLGQPSQGSHPEGSGLSTLEYLLHTTPTVSESMGVFLGTTYRMHSAVNQFISDSIYEGKLASASDNDRQCIKVPAEYQGILNKEAGVIPVPVFHEGNTQASEEEVEQIVLLARQLIGRVFSDKSGKERFIDWSDMIFVAPYNYQVNKLKAALGEQAKVGSVDKFQGQEAPIVFLSMCASNANESARGMKFLFDKNRINVAVSRAQCMTIVTYSPSLLETTVSNTEQLEMVNLFCKLVKTIE, encoded by the coding sequence ATGTACATTGAAGCAGGTCAATTAATTTACTCTCCTTCAGACTTGACTTTGTACATGGATAGTCCTTTTGCATCTTGGATGGAGCATTCGATGCTTATTAATCCCGAGCTGTTGTCTTTTGTAGATTCGCCTGATGAGATGATGGTTCTGCTACAAAGACGAGGAGCTTTACATGAAACCGAGGTCTTAAATTCTTTTCTTCAAAAAAATCTCAATATTGTACAAATTGCCAAAGGCTCGAATGCAGCACAAGATACTCTTGCCGCTATGCAATCTGGAGCAGACGTTATTTATCAAGCCGCCTTATCGCTATTGCCGTTTACGGGATATGCCGATTTTTTAGTAAAAGTAGAAGGTAAAAGTCGTTTCGGTGATTTTTATTATGAGGTTTGGGATACTAAGCTGGCAAAAACTTTAAAACCGTATGTTGCGGTGCAATTATGTTGTTATGCCGAAATGCTAGAGGCATTGCAAGGAAGAAGACCGGATTATATAGTAGCGGCACTAGGTAACGGTAATAATCAACGCTTATTAACAAATGATTATTTTTATTATTATGAAAATTTAAAATTACGATTCTTACGGTTACATCAAAATTTTTCCGCTTTTGATGTTCCAAACCCTGCCGATTCTAATAATTGGGGACGCTGGAGTAATTATGCCGAAGATTTGTTAAAACAGGCAGATCATTTATGTCTGATTGCTACGATAACCAAGAGTCAAATTAAAAAACTTAACAAATCAGGCATTTATACCGTACAAGAAATAATCGATACCGACCCCAAAGTTATTAAAGGCATTAATAATGAGGTATTAGCAAGATTAAAAACTCAAGCTAAAATACAAAAAGACAGTATAGGTAAGGATACTCCTTTATACCGGATTTTACCGCATGAACTTAATAAGAAAACCGGTCTAACATTACTTCCTCCCGCTTCTTCGTTAGATATTTATTTTGATATCGAAGGCTTTCCTCTGGAAGACGGAGGTTTAGAGTATTTATGGGGTGTTAGTTATTTTGATCAAAGCGGAGTGCTTCAATATAAAGATTTTTGGGCGCATAACAAAGAGGAAGAAAAAATAACTTTTAAAGCTTTTATTGATTGGGCTTATGATCGTTGGTTACAGGATCCTACCATGCATATTTATCACTACGCTAACTATGAAATTGCTGCATGTCGTAAATTAGCAGGACGTTACGGTATTTGTGAATATGAAGTCGATCAGCTTCTGCGTAATGAAGTATTTATTGATTTATATAAAGTAGTTAAAGGTAGTTTGTTATTAGGAGAACCCCGATACTCAATTAAAAATGTCGAGCGTCTTTATCGAGATAAAAGGTCAACCGAGGTCGGTTCAGGCGGGGATTCGGTTGTCGTATATGAAAGATGGAGAGAAGATCCTGACGGCGACAATTGGGAGGAATCAAAAATATTAAATGCGATACGCCGGTATAATATAGACGATTGTAATTCAACGCAAGAATTGGTTGATTGGTTAAGATTACAACAAAAAGAACACGGTATAGCTTATCTAGGTAAAACGGAAATAATAGAACCAGAAGTACAAGAGACAATAACCGAACGTATTAAATTAAGAGAAACGTTGCTACAAAAGGCTGTTGTACTAAAAGATCAAGGCGATATAAAAAGTGCCGAAGTACATGCTATTTTTGGTTGGGTACTAGAATTCCACCGGCGTGAGAAGAAACCGATGTATTGGCGATTATTTGATCGTATGGGTTTAAGCGATGAGGAATTGATCTACGATATAGATTGTTTAGCATATTGTATACGTACGGATAAACCGCCGTATAAACAGATGCCTAAATCTAGAAACTTCATATATGAATATGCGTTTGATTCTAATCAGGAATTTAAAGGTATTTGTGAAAGATATATTGTACTCGGTAAAGCTCAAGCCAACGGCAAGAATATAAACGTTAAAGTTATAAAAGAAGAACCTTTTTTGGATAAAGGTTTAATCGCGTTACAAGCAAGTCAAGAGTTAGATAAGGTTATTACTTTGATTCCTGACGAGAATGTACCGGTTAAACCGATCCCCGAGGCAATAACAAAACAGGCCGAGGCTTTCTTACGAGGCGATCTTGTTAATACGGCAATTATCGACTTTCTAATGCGTGATAATCCGCGAATTACGGGTCATAAATCAGGTCAACCTATAATAAGCCACGATCCTTCGTCACGATTATCGGAAATAATACAAGCGGTAAGCTGCTTAGATAACAGCTATTTAACTATTCAAGGACCGCCCGGTTCGGGTAAGACTTATACCGCCAAACACGTTATAGCCGCATTGTTAAAGCTCGGTAAAAAAATAGGAATTTCCTCTAACAGCCATAAGGCAATTAACCATCTTTTGATTAATACGGCAGAGTACTGTCAACAAGAGGCAATTAACGGCTATTTTGCTTGTACAAAAAATACGGATGAAACGTTACTTAAGCTCGGTATCCATATTTATAAGAATGAAGATATAGCGCATAGTTTACAGCCAAGTTGCGTAATAGGTACAACGGCGTGGGGTTTTGCTCGAGACGATTTAGAGAATGCATTTGATTATCTTTTTATTGATGAAGCGGGGCAAGTAAGCGTTGCTAATTTGATTGCAATGAGTCGCTCTACTAGAAATATTGTTTTAATGGGTGACCAAATGCAACTAGGTCAACCGTCACAGGGAAGTCATCCTGAAGGTAGCGGTTTGTCGACATTAGAGTATTTACTACATACAACGCCTACCGTATCCGAGTCAATGGGTGTTTTTCTTGGAACAACCTACCGTATGCATTCTGCCGTTAATCAATTCATCAGTGATTCAATTTACGAGGGAAAACTTGCATCGGCCTCAGATAATGATCGCCAATGCATAAAAGTGCCTGCCGAATACCAAGGAATTTTAAATAAGGAAGCGGGCGTGATCCCCGTGCCGGTTTTTCATGAGGGTAATACACAGGCAAGTGAAGAAGAGGTCGAACAAATCGTGTTATTAGCAAGGCAACTAATAGGACGTGTTTTTAGCGATAAGAGCGGCAAAGAGCGTTTTATTGATTGGAGCGATATGATATTTGTCGCGCCTTATAATTATCAGGTGAATAAATTGAAAGCGGCATTAGGAGAGCAAGCTAAAGTCGGTAGTGTCGATAAGTTTCAAGGACAGGAAGCTCCTATCGTATTTTTAAGCATGTGCGCCAGTAATGCTAACGAATCTGCACGGGGAATGAAGTTCTTATTTGATAAAAATCGTATTAATGTTGCCGTATCTCGAGCGCAATGCATGACGATAGTGACTTATAGCCCCTCTTTACTAGAAACAACGGTTAGTAATACAGAACAACTCGAGATGGTTAATTTATTCTGTAAATTAGTAAAGACTATAGAATGA
- a CDS encoding Bax inhibitor-1/YccA family protein, with the protein MKYNNYGFARESSTYYDEGLRIYMLSIYRNMAMALSISALVAYIVGSSEQLAMMLFSTPLAYAVMFAPLIYIFFFSRNLMSMSKEQAMLHLGIFAALNGLSLGSIFLVYTAASIAKTFFITASTFGAMSLYGYSTKKDLTGLGSFAYMGLIGLIIASLINVFLRSAALDFAVSLIGVGIFTALTAYDTQKLKSIYYGMNGSAARAGNIAVYGALTLYLDFINLFTMLLHFVGVRKSDY; encoded by the coding sequence ATGAAATACAACAATTACGGCTTTGCTAGAGAATCCTCTACTTATTACGATGAAGGTTTAAGAATTTATATGCTCTCTATTTATCGTAATATGGCTATGGCTCTAAGTATATCGGCATTGGTAGCGTACATAGTCGGCAGTAGCGAGCAGTTAGCAATGATGTTATTTTCTACTCCTCTTGCCTATGCGGTCATGTTTGCGCCGCTAATCTATATTTTTTTCTTTAGCCGTAATTTAATGAGTATGAGTAAAGAACAGGCTATGTTGCACCTTGGAATATTTGCCGCTCTTAACGGCTTATCGCTAGGTAGCATATTTCTTGTATATACGGCGGCAAGCATTGCTAAAACATTTTTTATTACCGCTTCTACTTTCGGTGCAATGAGTCTATATGGATATAGCACCAAGAAAGATTTAACGGGTCTCGGTAGTTTTGCTTACATGGGATTAATAGGTTTAATTATTGCTAGCCTAATTAATGTATTCTTACGTTCTGCTGCCCTTGATTTTGCAGTCTCTCTGATCGGGGTAGGTATATTTACCGCTCTTACCGCTTACGATACGCAGAAGCTCAAATCAATTTATTACGGTATGAACGGTAGTGCAGCAAGAGCAGGTAATATTGCCGTATACGGTGCGCTGACTTTATATCTTGATTTTATCAATCTCTTTACAATGCTGCTGCACTTTGTAGGCGTAAGAAAAAGTGACTATTAA
- a CDS encoding Rpn family recombination-promoting nuclease/putative transposase: protein MTDKPKLTLNTSKLKLNTGSKSSGNTKGFKQNTENKSNKENLIGTNYASPNRDLKNNAVKAGNSTTQAEILTPEEYSAILKYLQNTYPKCFSAGATPLPLAVGTHKQLLASEGLPFAKVKIRRFLKRYTGSKKYRQNLIIGNPRVDLQGNQIGTVTEEEINYAKWTEVKREKLKKANHDSLIKKALENPVIAQEFLSEYLPDEYKTLIDLSTIKPEKETYIEESLKTKLSDMVFSVQMHDKTEDKTNNAFIYALVEHQSYSDYWIAFRLLKYSLLLLERHASGKNKLPVILPLVIYNGKAKYKAPKNIFELFAYPGIARKTITENYNLIDLQAMDDQAIDYGKHLSFLLYTMKHIHERDTLAVIKDAMSRCSRAIVIDKEQNYILTRLILWYSDSKVPEKSKHLLEQLIVDNLPKEEANNIMRTIADSYIEEGFNKGIMQGMAKGENKKTIEIAKNLLSQQIDTKTISAATGLSLDDIQKLI, encoded by the coding sequence ATGACGGATAAACCTAAACTTACTTTGAATACTTCTAAGCTAAAGCTAAATACCGGCTCTAAATCCTCGGGCAATACCAAAGGTTTTAAGCAAAACACGGAAAACAAGAGCAATAAGGAAAATTTAATCGGCACAAATTATGCTTCGCCGAATAGAGATTTGAAGAATAACGCTGTAAAAGCAGGCAACTCTACTACCCAAGCAGAAATATTAACTCCCGAAGAATATTCCGCAATACTTAAATATTTACAAAACACCTATCCTAAATGTTTTTCTGCCGGAGCGACGCCGTTACCTCTCGCGGTAGGCACTCATAAGCAATTACTTGCAAGCGAAGGGTTACCTTTTGCCAAAGTAAAAATAAGAAGATTTTTAAAAAGATATACCGGAAGTAAGAAGTATCGCCAAAATCTTATCATCGGTAACCCGAGGGTTGATCTTCAGGGCAATCAAATAGGCACGGTAACCGAAGAAGAGATTAATTACGCAAAGTGGACAGAGGTAAAAAGAGAAAAGCTAAAAAAGGCAAATCACGATTCCCTTATTAAAAAGGCACTGGAGAATCCAGTTATTGCTCAGGAGTTTTTATCGGAATATTTGCCTGATGAATACAAAACCTTAATTGATCTATCTACGATAAAACCGGAGAAAGAAACATATATTGAAGAATCACTTAAGACAAAACTTAGCGATATGGTCTTCTCCGTGCAAATGCACGATAAAACCGAAGATAAAACAAATAATGCTTTTATCTACGCACTCGTTGAGCATCAGTCTTATTCTGACTACTGGATTGCTTTCAGACTTCTTAAATATTCTCTTCTTTTACTTGAGAGACATGCAAGCGGGAAAAATAAATTACCGGTCATTCTACCGCTCGTTATATATAACGGCAAAGCTAAATATAAAGCTCCTAAAAATATATTCGAGCTATTTGCTTATCCGGGTATCGCAAGAAAAACAATAACCGAGAATTATAATTTGATCGATCTGCAGGCAATGGACGATCAAGCAATAGATTACGGGAAGCATTTGAGCTTTCTGCTCTATACTATGAAACACATTCACGAGCGAGATACTCTTGCCGTGATCAAGGATGCTATGAGTCGTTGCTCTCGGGCTATTGTGATCGATAAGGAACAGAATTATATTCTAACTAGACTGATTTTATGGTATAGTGATTCCAAGGTTCCGGAAAAGTCAAAGCATTTATTGGAGCAGTTAATTGTAGATAATTTACCTAAAGAAGAGGCAAATAATATTATGAGAACTATTGCAGATTCATATATTGAAGAAGGCTTTAACAAAGGCATTATGCAAGGTATGGCAAAAGGTGAAAACAAAAAGACCATAGAAATAGCCAAGAACCTACTTTCTCAGCAAATCGATACTAAGACTATTTCTGCCGCTACCGGTTTAAGCTTGGATGATATTCAAAAACTTATTTAA
- a CDS encoding DNA-3-methyladenine glycosylase I — translation MYRRKTRCDWIKDHLLYLQYHDEEWGVPIYDDHKLFELLVLESAEAGLSWLTILKKRENYRLAYDNFDPEKVACYDSKKEEELLMNAGIIRSKAKIISSVQNAKKFLAIQKHHGSFSNYIWNYVDHQPILNNWNTSEEVPSRTDLSDAICADMKNRGFTFIGSKIIYAFMQAIGMVNDHPSYCFRHHKNNAG, via the coding sequence ATTTATAGACGGAAAACAAGATGTGACTGGATTAAAGACCATTTATTATATCTTCAGTATCACGATGAAGAGTGGGGAGTACCGATATATGACGATCATAAGCTATTCGAACTATTGGTGTTAGAATCCGCAGAGGCAGGTTTAAGCTGGCTTACGATTTTAAAGAAACGTGAAAATTACCGATTAGCCTACGATAATTTTGATCCCGAGAAAGTTGCTTGTTATGATTCTAAGAAAGAAGAAGAACTACTGATGAATGCAGGGATAATAAGAAGCAAAGCAAAAATTATCTCTTCCGTACAAAATGCTAAAAAGTTTCTTGCAATACAAAAACACCACGGCTCTTTCAGTAATTACATCTGGAACTATGTTGATCATCAACCGATTTTGAATAATTGGAATACTTCTGAAGAAGTCCCGAGCAGAACTGATTTATCGGATGCTATCTGCGCAGATATGAAAAACAGAGGCTTTACTTTTATCGGCTCTAAAATCATCTACGCCTTTATGCAAGCTATAGGTATGGTTAACGATCACCCTTCTTATTGTTTTAGACATCATAAAAATAATGCCGGATAG
- a CDS encoding AAA family ATPase: protein MAHNLGNIEFNEQFLKAFDLMQSTSLNVFITGKAGTGKSTLLNHFRSNTEKQVAVLAPTGTAAVNIKGQTVHSFFKFKPNVTLASIKAGKNSSDTKKENIYKKLDIIIIDEISMIRADLLDCIDKFLRINGKKFDQPFGGIQMIFIGDLYQLPPVVPSSEKQIFKSQYTTPYFFSAKCFQGLDMEFIELDKIYRQSDAKFINILNAIRNNSATDEDINIINERYDESFEPNINDFYIYLTSTNTNAELLNSQRLSKIKAKEYIFTGVIEGNFAKEQLPTLIDLKLKVGAQVMMLNNDSGGRFINGTIGKIISIDKDDEIPKLIILLETGKKVSVAPYTWESYHFYLEGSELKSGITGTFTQYPVMLAWAITIHKSQGKTFDKVILDIGKGTFAHGQMYVALSRCTCLEGLVIKKMIAKKHIWMDWNVVKFVTDYQYKKSAQECPTEDKIKIIENAIKNRLTLNITYLKAKDEKSSRLIQPTYIGEMLYLGKTYTGIQAFCLKRQESRVFKVDRILEISYHSEN, encoded by the coding sequence GTGGCTCATAACCTTGGTAACATTGAATTCAACGAACAGTTTTTAAAAGCCTTTGATTTAATGCAGTCGACAAGTCTCAATGTTTTTATTACCGGTAAAGCAGGAACGGGTAAATCAACGCTGTTAAATCATTTTAGAAGTAACACCGAAAAACAAGTTGCGGTGTTAGCTCCTACGGGTACTGCCGCAGTGAACATCAAAGGCCAGACCGTTCACTCATTCTTCAAGTTTAAACCTAATGTAACTCTTGCCTCAATTAAAGCAGGTAAAAATTCAAGCGATACTAAAAAAGAAAATATCTACAAAAAGCTTGATATAATAATCATTGACGAGATCTCAATGATTAGAGCCGACTTACTCGACTGCATAGATAAATTCCTGCGTATTAACGGTAAAAAGTTCGATCAACCTTTCGGCGGGATACAAATGATATTTATAGGCGACTTATATCAATTACCTCCCGTAGTACCGTCATCGGAAAAACAGATTTTTAAGTCTCAGTATACTACCCCTTATTTTTTTAGTGCTAAATGTTTTCAGGGTCTGGATATGGAGTTTATCGAACTTGATAAGATTTATAGGCAAAGCGATGCAAAATTTATCAATATTTTAAATGCAATCCGTAATAATTCGGCTACTGATGAGGATATTAATATAATTAATGAGCGTTATGATGAAAGTTTTGAGCCTAATATCAATGATTTCTATATCTATCTGACTTCTACCAATACTAATGCCGAATTACTCAATTCTCAAAGACTTAGTAAAATCAAAGCAAAAGAATATATTTTTACCGGAGTAATCGAAGGTAATTTTGCTAAAGAGCAACTTCCGACCTTAATTGACCTTAAATTGAAAGTCGGAGCACAGGTAATGATGCTCAATAATGATTCGGGCGGGCGTTTTATTAACGGTACTATCGGTAAAATAATCTCTATCGATAAGGATGATGAGATACCTAAACTAATAATTTTACTAGAAACCGGTAAGAAAGTTAGCGTTGCTCCTTATACTTGGGAATCCTATCATTTTTATCTTGAAGGAAGTGAGTTAAAATCAGGTATCACCGGTACTTTTACGCAGTATCCCGTAATGCTTGCTTGGGCAATTACTATCCATAAAAGTCAAGGCAAAACTTTTGATAAAGTTATCCTAGATATAGGAAAAGGTACTTTTGCCCACGGTCAGATGTATGTTGCTCTTAGTAGATGCACATGCCTAGAAGGGCTTGTTATCAAGAAAATGATTGCTAAAAAACATATATGGATGGACTGGAACGTAGTTAAGTTTGTTACCGACTATCAGTATAAAAAATCAGCACAAGAATGCCCTACCGAAGATAAAATTAAAATAATAGAAAATGCTATCAAAAACCGATTAACCCTTAACATTACTTACTTAAAAGCCAAAGATGAGAAATCCTCTCGATTAATTCAACCGACTTATATCGGAGAAATGCTATATTTAGGTAAAACCTATACGGGGATTCAAGCCTTTTGTCTTAAGAGGCAAGAGAGCAGAGTATTTAAGGTAGATAGAATACTGGAAATTAGTTATCATTCTGAAAATTAA
- a CDS encoding N-6 DNA methylase yields MLEERIKRNLEVLAALADNGNKSRINGDILSQYTGWGGLREAIFTPSVYRQLKLYLTDDEISSIKKTLTSAYYTPELLVKFIWTTLLRMGFRKGEVLEPAIGTGIFLDNMPLKIRRASNVDAIEIDRVTCNILVNKHPEINLICSGFETAYFGKKKYDLIISNPPYGRESINDIFYPDLSGLVIHHWFVAKSAKILKDKGIIAMVVPQFFLDNVKDHARNIINEEGVSMLAAYRLPDNLFANAKVTVDIVFLQKAKTSIKWLITKNITIGKDTKPMNEYFIDHPEHVLGELQIVPMYDRTGITCKANGNLRDLLYEVCLKITRII; encoded by the coding sequence ATGCTAGAAGAAAGAATAAAAAGAAACCTTGAAGTATTAGCCGCATTAGCCGATAACGGCAATAAGTCTAGGATTAACGGCGATATTTTAAGTCAATATACCGGTTGGGGAGGACTTAGGGAAGCGATTTTTACTCCATCCGTCTACAGACAATTAAAGCTTTACTTAACCGATGACGAAATCAGCTCTATTAAAAAGACTTTAACTAGTGCTTATTACACTCCCGAATTACTAGTAAAATTTATTTGGACTACTTTACTACGTATGGGTTTTAGAAAAGGGGAGGTACTGGAACCTGCTATAGGAACGGGTATATTTTTAGATAATATGCCCTTGAAAATAAGACGGGCAAGTAATGTGGATGCTATAGAAATCGACCGCGTCACCTGTAATATCTTAGTCAACAAACATCCCGAAATTAATTTAATATGTTCGGGTTTTGAAACCGCTTATTTCGGTAAGAAAAAATACGATCTGATTATTTCAAATCCGCCGTACGGTAGGGAATCAATAAACGATATTTTCTACCCTGACTTATCAGGGTTAGTTATTCATCACTGGTTTGTTGCAAAATCTGCTAAAATACTTAAAGATAAGGGTATTATAGCAATGGTAGTCCCGCAATTCTTCCTTGATAATGTCAAAGACCACGCAAGAAATATTATCAATGAAGAGGGAGTAAGTATGCTGGCGGCATATAGGCTACCCGATAATTTGTTTGCTAATGCTAAAGTAACCGTTGATATCGTCTTTTTACAGAAAGCAAAAACTTCTATAAAATGGCTCATCACTAAAAATATTACGATAGGGAAAGATACAAAACCTATGAATGAATATTTTATTGATCACCCCGAGCATGTACTAGGTGAGTTACAAATCGTGCCTATGTACGATAGGACAGGTATAACCTGCAAAGCTAACGGTAATCTTAGAGACCTACTTTATGAGGTCTGTTTAAAAATAACAAGAATAATATAA